The Vibrio toranzoniae sequence GAAGTAGCATACTCAAAAACATACTACTCAATTGGTGGCGGTTTCATCGTTGACGAAGAGAACTTCGGCAAAGAAGAAGCAAACCCAATCAAAGCACCTTACGAATTCACAACAGCTGAAGAGCTGGTTAATCAGTGTAAAGAAAGTGGCCTTTCTATTAGTACACTGGTTATGAAAAACCAAGCGGCTTTCCACTCAGACGAGGAGTCTCGCATTTACTTCTCGAACATCTGGAAAACGATGCGTGAATGTATGGATCGCGGTATGAATACTGAAGGTATCCTGCCAGGTCCATTGCGCGTACCTCGTCGTGCTGCAGCACTTCGCCAACAGCTAATTACTTCAGAAAAAACAACTAACGATCCAATGACGGTTGTTGACTGGGTAAATATGTTTGCGATTGCTGTAAACGAAGAAAACGCAGCTGGCGGTCGTGTAGTAACGGCACCAACAAACGGCGCATGTGGCATCATCCCAGCGGTATTGGCTTACTACGATAAGTTCATCCAAACAGTGACAGAAAAAGACTACATCCGTTACTTCGCAGCTTCTGGCGCGATCGGGGGTCTATACAAGCGTAACGCTTCTATCTCTGGTGCTGAAGTTGGCTGTCAGGGTGAAGTTGGTGTGGCATGTTCTATGGCTGCTGCAGGCCTTGCTGAACTTATGGGCGGTAGCCCAGAG is a genomic window containing:
- a CDS encoding L-serine ammonia-lyase, whose translation is MISVFDIFKIGVGPSSSHTVGPMKAGKEFIDDLRSMGKLRDITKITVDVYGSLSLTGKGHHTDIAIIMGLAGNTPEKVDIDSIAGFMARVEETERLPVGMHCHTVSFPKDGGMNFHTSNLSLHENGMSIHAWVDDEVAYSKTYYSIGGGFIVDEENFGKEEANPIKAPYEFTTAEELVNQCKESGLSISTLVMKNQAAFHSDEESRIYFSNIWKTMRECMDRGMNTEGILPGPLRVPRRAAALRQQLITSEKTTNDPMTVVDWVNMFAIAVNEENAAGGRVVTAPTNGACGIIPAVLAYYDKFIQTVTEKDYIRYFAASGAIGGLYKRNASISGAEVGCQGEVGVACSMAAAGLAELMGGSPEQVCMAAEIGMEHNLGLTCDPVAGQVQVPCIERNGIAAVKAINSTRMALRRSSAPTVSLDKVIETMLETGKDMNAKYRETSQGGLAVKVVC